A window of Paenibacillus polygoni contains these coding sequences:
- a CDS encoding ABC-F family ATP-binding cassette domain-containing protein, whose protein sequence is MIIVNGQNVKKYHGANLVLDNVTFEVKEGEKVGLIGVNGSGKSTLLSLISKMEKPDAGMLAVKKEVRVGYLPQIPAEFEQKTVHEVLAHGFEDLLLMRQKMMRLEQQMGSFEAAADEDFLAKLLHRYAVLQEEYEREGGYEMDASIDMVATGLQIDKAMYGRSFSTLSGGEKTRIVLASQLIRRPDLLLLDEPTNHLDLSGVEWLEQFLRNYPGACIHSSHDRYFLDRVVSQIIELEDGEAFSYPGTYSRYVIAKEERLMQQFTEYQEQQKRIKKMKETIRQLEEWGRVGGNEKFFRRATSIRKALARIEQMKKPKLVQKQAEFALKPDQRSGQIVLLFEALTKHYGDKTILDGVEGMMAYQDKIALLGANGSGKTTFFKLLLDQEAADAGYMEWGAGVSVGYLAQQEEIQEPKQTVLSYFREHAPMEEGEARSVLARYMFYGPQVFREIGKLSGGEWSRLRLAVLVNKKPNVLLLDEPTNHLDITSREALEEALDEYKGTILAISHDRYFINRIAGKVWSLDSGKLSTYLGNYDDYGVKRSEQ, encoded by the coding sequence ATGATCATCGTAAACGGACAAAACGTAAAGAAATACCACGGGGCAAACCTCGTGCTGGATAATGTAACTTTTGAAGTAAAAGAAGGAGAAAAAGTAGGGCTCATTGGTGTGAACGGGAGTGGAAAGTCTACTTTACTGTCCTTGATCTCCAAGATGGAGAAACCGGACGCAGGCATGCTTGCGGTGAAGAAAGAGGTAAGAGTCGGATACTTGCCCCAGATTCCTGCGGAATTTGAGCAGAAGACAGTACATGAGGTGCTCGCTCATGGATTCGAGGATTTGCTGCTGATGCGGCAGAAAATGATGCGGTTAGAACAGCAAATGGGAAGCTTCGAAGCGGCCGCAGATGAGGATTTCCTAGCCAAGCTGCTGCACCGTTATGCGGTTCTCCAAGAAGAATATGAGCGAGAAGGCGGCTATGAGATGGATGCCAGCATCGATATGGTGGCAACCGGTCTGCAGATAGATAAAGCGATGTATGGTAGAAGTTTCAGCACCCTTTCAGGCGGGGAGAAGACAAGGATTGTCCTCGCTTCTCAGCTCATTCGAAGGCCCGATCTACTGCTATTAGATGAACCAACGAATCACCTGGATCTCTCCGGTGTGGAATGGCTGGAGCAGTTTTTACGAAACTATCCCGGTGCGTGTATTCACTCGTCGCATGACCGTTATTTTCTGGACCGGGTGGTAAGTCAGATCATCGAGTTAGAAGATGGAGAAGCATTCTCCTATCCAGGAACGTATTCCCGTTATGTCATTGCAAAGGAAGAACGGCTCATGCAGCAGTTTACCGAATACCAAGAACAGCAGAAGAGAATCAAGAAGATGAAAGAAACCATTCGTCAGCTCGAAGAATGGGGACGGGTCGGCGGGAATGAAAAATTCTTCCGGCGGGCCACATCGATTCGCAAAGCACTTGCTCGAATCGAGCAGATGAAGAAGCCAAAGCTTGTACAGAAACAAGCCGAATTTGCACTTAAACCGGATCAGCGTTCTGGTCAGATCGTGCTTCTATTTGAAGCACTCACCAAGCATTATGGAGATAAGACCATCTTAGATGGAGTAGAAGGCATGATGGCTTATCAGGATAAGATTGCGCTGCTTGGTGCAAATGGATCTGGCAAGACAACCTTTTTCAAGCTGCTATTAGATCAGGAGGCCGCGGATGCTGGATACATGGAATGGGGCGCGGGAGTTAGTGTAGGCTATCTGGCACAGCAGGAAGAAATTCAGGAGCCAAAACAAACCGTACTCTCTTATTTCCGTGAGCATGCCCCCATGGAAGAAGGAGAGGCGAGGTCGGTGCTCGCGAGGTACATGTTCTATGGTCCGCAAGTGTTTCGGGAGATCGGCAAGTTATCCGGCGGTGAATGGTCTCGGCTCCGTCTAGCGGTTCTTGTGAACAAGAAGCCAAATGTACTTCTGCTCGATGAGCCGACCAATCATCTGGACATCACCTCTCGTGAAGCACTCGAAGAAGCACTGGACGAATACAAAGGCACCATACTTGCGATCTCACACGATCGGTATTTTATTAATCGCATTGCGGGGAAGGTATGGTCTCTGGATTCAGGGAAGCTGAGTACTTATCTTGGGAACTATGATGATTATGGGGTGAAACGGAGTGAGCAGTAG
- a CDS encoding restriction endonuclease-like protein, giving the protein MDSPHTGFLNQSVELIRIETNLFNLYIQGKPYHPAVESLQLHRKDTGAWIDSNTLQMEILSDELVLENMYVFSPEQGQLILWKTGDKSYPLFYETQSYELVIEKKQTAELTFHHNNVYIRQAVKPLGRSILSGILNFQNEVGLTELELQYRGRPLFQLQLEIYPSKMDYKRDYQMILSDINRQIYNLSFDFLRKTYHLTGLKETHHQSLTEFFTILQYVFDQLKQAVERIHVNPHYRLEKEPRVVDASKVKKAGKENIAYITKHPHLLTHHEQHGFIPHQGQRLYPTHALETKRHAEYDTMENRFVRWVLRRVSKKLKQMKTKLAVSGKLQDPLLDKKITSMQNQLQRLLQLDFLKYVGEMKQLSVTLVLQMAPGYREVYRSYLMLMKGLTVHSDLFRLSMKDLAQLYEYWCFLKINELLARKYELLKQDIIKVNRTGMFFTLDKSQAAKMVYRNQKTGEIFTLYYNALPRGDRSATLGQKPDNVLTLKKNESDMEYKYIFDAKYRINPAYEGSYYYQKYKQPGPEEDDINTMHRYRDAIVYADGGQELERSMFGAYVLFPYHDEKTYREHKFYKSIELVNVGAFPFLPNSTELMDAFLDEIIMDSPEKAYERSTRPRGTKSYYQDKLSGKNVLVGSLREVTQLESALQYHYYHLPLENISDHTILTQIEYVALYQSKGKFSGTGETGIHWYGKVSDWKVVRRGEIKERPARKGTEDKLYVKLSVEKWVKREEPIISGGLGIYRLLYTSKYIFDRAKEIAELKLETEEQLNEWRELRRKGKVKVDLDHPQVDLAHQVKEIRNDID; this is encoded by the coding sequence ATGGATTCACCTCATACTGGCTTTCTTAATCAAAGTGTAGAGCTCATTCGAATAGAGACAAATCTTTTTAACCTATATATCCAGGGAAAGCCGTATCATCCTGCAGTAGAATCTCTACAGCTCCATCGTAAGGATACAGGAGCATGGATCGATTCAAATACCTTGCAGATGGAGATCCTATCGGATGAGCTTGTACTAGAGAATATGTATGTTTTTTCGCCGGAACAGGGGCAGTTGATTCTATGGAAGACAGGGGACAAAAGCTACCCTTTATTCTATGAAACGCAGTCCTATGAACTTGTGATTGAAAAAAAGCAAACGGCAGAACTTACTTTTCATCATAACAATGTTTATATTCGTCAGGCTGTAAAGCCACTAGGCCGTTCAATTCTTTCTGGCATTCTGAATTTTCAGAATGAGGTAGGGCTTACAGAGCTAGAACTTCAGTACCGAGGTAGACCGTTATTCCAGCTGCAACTTGAAATCTATCCCTCTAAGATGGATTACAAAAGAGATTACCAGATGATCTTAAGTGATATTAATCGGCAGATATATAATTTGTCGTTTGATTTTTTGAGGAAAACCTATCATCTAACGGGTTTAAAAGAGACACATCATCAGAGTCTTACGGAATTTTTTACAATCTTACAGTATGTTTTTGACCAGCTTAAACAAGCCGTAGAACGGATTCATGTAAATCCTCATTATAGGCTGGAAAAAGAACCGAGAGTGGTCGATGCGTCTAAAGTAAAGAAAGCCGGCAAAGAGAATATAGCTTACATAACAAAACATCCACATCTTCTTACGCATCATGAACAGCATGGTTTTATTCCGCATCAAGGGCAAAGGCTGTACCCAACGCATGCCCTCGAAACGAAACGTCATGCTGAGTATGATACGATGGAGAATCGTTTTGTTAGATGGGTATTAAGGCGAGTCTCTAAGAAACTGAAACAGATGAAGACGAAACTCGCTGTATCAGGGAAACTCCAGGACCCTTTGTTGGATAAGAAAATAACATCCATGCAGAATCAGTTACAACGGCTCTTGCAACTGGACTTTCTGAAATATGTAGGGGAAATGAAACAACTCTCTGTCACGCTGGTACTGCAGATGGCACCAGGATATAGAGAGGTATATCGAAGTTACTTAATGCTGATGAAAGGGCTCACGGTTCACAGTGATTTATTCCGATTGTCTATGAAGGACTTAGCCCAGCTGTACGAATACTGGTGCTTCCTGAAGATTAATGAGCTGCTAGCCCGCAAATATGAGTTGTTAAAACAAGATATCATCAAGGTTAATCGTACGGGTATGTTTTTTACGCTGGATAAATCGCAAGCAGCCAAAATGGTATACCGTAATCAGAAAACGGGAGAAATTTTTACACTGTACTATAATGCTCTGCCGCGTGGTGACCGTAGTGCAACCCTTGGACAAAAACCAGATAATGTATTGACCCTGAAAAAGAATGAGTCTGATATGGAGTACAAATATATCTTTGATGCTAAATATCGGATTAATCCTGCCTATGAAGGTTCTTACTATTATCAGAAGTACAAGCAGCCTGGGCCTGAAGAGGATGATATTAATACCATGCATAGGTATAGAGATGCGATTGTGTATGCTGATGGGGGGCAGGAATTAGAACGAAGTATGTTTGGAGCTTACGTGCTATTTCCCTATCATGACGAAAAAACGTATCGTGAACATAAATTTTATAAAAGCATTGAGCTCGTTAACGTCGGTGCGTTTCCCTTTTTACCAAACTCTACGGAGTTAATGGATGCATTCTTGGATGAGATTATTATGGATAGTCCAGAAAAAGCATACGAGCGATCAACCCGTCCTCGCGGGACGAAAAGTTATTATCAGGATAAGCTATCCGGTAAAAATGTTCTGGTAGGTTCATTAAGAGAAGTTACTCAATTAGAAAGTGCACTACAATATCATTACTACCATCTACCCCTTGAGAATATATCTGACCACACAATTCTTACACAGATTGAGTACGTCGCCCTTTATCAGTCGAAAGGAAAATTCTCTGGTACGGGTGAAACGGGAATTCATTGGTATGGCAAGGTAAGCGATTGGAAAGTCGTACGGAGAGGTGAAATCAAGGAACGCCCTGCTAGAAAGGGAACGGAAGATAAGCTTTATGTGAAGTTATCGGTCGAAAAATGGGTCAAACGAGAAGAGCCAATTATCTCGGGTGGTCTAGGTATCTATCGATTGCTTTATACATCCAAATACATTTTCGATCGTGCAAAAGAGATTGCTGAACTCAAGCTAGAGACGGAAGAGCAATTGAATGAATGGCGAGAATTGCGGCGTAAAGGTAAGGTAAAAGTAGATTTGGATCACCCTCAGGTCGATTTGGCACATCAAGTTAAAGAAATTCGAAATGATATTGATTAA
- a CDS encoding MrcB family domain-containing protein yields the protein MLPEALSNIFRAKQKSYKMVLILSIIELYQRTHSYQASIDQIAQKFLAYFQQESEAGNTVDTPPEQKASGWNEFTLSQTKGLLKTPIEALSAILNFDQANQTLTLVNPEWFNEETLKELKEYAMEELNKYNKKLELSREQPSFSLHNALSQIMNTYLQAKTEPFTQHPLGILVRKTIPNKLMDLLSLGNEYLIEGSTGKGKWADIPWIAVMDRRITKTTQRGEYIVYLFSIDMKAVYLTLAQGVKNPPKDGYTKKYEYLKKKTDEIRNLIPLEGLHKDENIFLTDRSGLGRDYQVSTVAYIKYERDDLPEDDELIQDLRNLVSNYNQYVDIVLHSREELTSDKEPNPVTLTVKEQLEQVKRYIHHKGFLYPDGLLENFYLSLKSKPFVILAGVSGTGKTKLVKLFAEALGATMDNGQFTLIPVRPDWSDPSDLLGYKDLAGIFRPGRLTEVLVEASKRENKDKPYFICLDEMNLARVEYYFSDILSVMETQEWNSDRIITSPLIGSESLREEDQPLYGGVSLPDNVYVIGTVNMDETTHPFSKKVLDRANTIEFNYINLEQYPDYVEEEGFASPAVNNLFLRSDYLQLSDVYSTYQDLVHSTTDKLVRINDILEEIHSHVGFRIRDSICFYMVYNQRFDLMPHDKAFDGQLLQKILPRIQGSSLSVKRVLLQLMQEALGKSIPIKDLLDDASDLYGKYGRKQQDGDVKYPLSARKIAFMLRRLEEDGFTSYWLS from the coding sequence ATGCTACCAGAGGCACTTTCTAATATCTTTCGAGCTAAACAAAAATCATACAAAATGGTCCTTATCTTATCTATCATTGAACTTTATCAAAGAACTCACTCGTATCAGGCTTCAATAGACCAAATAGCCCAAAAGTTCCTGGCATACTTTCAACAAGAGAGTGAAGCAGGGAATACGGTAGATACTCCACCAGAACAGAAAGCTTCTGGATGGAATGAATTCACTCTATCACAAACAAAGGGACTGCTAAAAACACCGATCGAGGCCCTATCAGCCATACTCAATTTCGATCAAGCCAATCAGACTCTCACCTTGGTCAATCCAGAATGGTTCAACGAAGAGACACTTAAAGAGCTGAAAGAATACGCCATGGAAGAGCTAAATAAATATAATAAAAAACTGGAATTGAGCAGAGAGCAACCTTCTTTCTCCCTTCACAATGCTTTATCCCAAATCATGAACACATATCTGCAAGCTAAAACAGAGCCCTTTACGCAACATCCATTAGGGATCCTGGTAAGGAAAACTATCCCGAATAAATTAATGGATCTTCTTTCTTTGGGTAATGAATATCTGATTGAGGGGTCTACTGGGAAAGGGAAATGGGCAGATATCCCTTGGATTGCTGTAATGGATAGGAGAATAACCAAAACGACTCAGCGAGGGGAATATATAGTTTATTTATTTTCTATAGATATGAAGGCGGTATATCTTACTTTGGCTCAAGGAGTCAAAAACCCTCCCAAGGATGGGTATACTAAAAAATATGAATATCTCAAAAAGAAAACAGATGAAATTCGTAACCTGATTCCATTAGAAGGACTACATAAAGATGAGAATATCTTTCTCACGGATAGAAGCGGTCTAGGCCGAGACTACCAAGTTTCTACGGTAGCTTATATCAAATACGAACGGGATGATCTACCAGAGGATGACGAGCTTATACAGGACCTCCGGAACTTAGTCTCTAACTATAATCAATATGTAGATATTGTGCTTCACAGTAGAGAAGAACTTACTTCAGATAAGGAGCCAAATCCGGTGACATTAACAGTGAAAGAACAACTGGAACAAGTAAAAAGGTATATTCACCATAAAGGGTTCCTATATCCAGATGGCCTCTTGGAAAACTTCTACTTGTCTCTCAAGTCAAAGCCCTTTGTCATTCTTGCTGGTGTATCGGGGACAGGGAAAACGAAGCTGGTAAAACTTTTTGCTGAAGCATTAGGTGCTACGATGGATAACGGACAATTTACTTTGATTCCCGTTAGGCCGGACTGGAGTGATCCGTCTGATCTCTTAGGTTACAAAGACCTTGCGGGCATCTTTAGACCCGGAAGATTAACGGAAGTGCTAGTAGAAGCATCTAAGCGGGAGAATAAGGACAAGCCTTATTTTATATGCCTAGATGAGATGAACTTGGCACGAGTGGAGTATTATTTTAGTGATATTCTGAGCGTCATGGAAACCCAGGAATGGAACAGTGACCGTATTATTACTTCTCCTCTGATTGGGTCTGAGTCATTAAGAGAGGAAGACCAGCCATTGTACGGCGGTGTATCTCTTCCAGATAACGTGTACGTTATTGGAACGGTTAATATGGATGAGACGACGCATCCGTTCAGCAAAAAGGTGTTGGACCGCGCCAACACGATTGAGTTCAACTACATTAATCTTGAGCAATATCCTGATTATGTTGAGGAAGAAGGTTTTGCTTCTCCTGCGGTAAATAATCTGTTTCTGAGAAGTGATTATTTACAGTTATCTGATGTGTACAGTACATATCAAGATCTGGTGCATTCGACAACGGACAAGCTTGTTCGAATCAATGATATTCTCGAAGAAATACATTCCCATGTTGGCTTCCGAATTCGTGACTCCATTTGTTTTTATATGGTGTATAATCAGCGCTTTGACCTGATGCCACATGATAAGGCTTTTGACGGACAACTTCTTCAAAAGATATTACCAAGAATTCAGGGGAGCAGCTTATCTGTAAAAAGAGTGTTGTTGCAGCTGATGCAGGAAGCTCTAGGTAAGTCTATCCCAATTAAGGATCTGCTAGATGATGCTTCTGATTTGTATGGGAAATACGGCAGAAAGCAACAGGATGGAGACGTGAAATATCCGCTATCTGCACGAAAGATTGCCTTTATGTTACGGAGGTTGGAGGAAGATGGATTCACCTCATACTGGCTTTCTTAA
- a CDS encoding glycosyltransferase, whose translation MDKVGLVMRKIQFTEAQGPRVFADRLKAIGEELGVEIVFISPERHVSGYDWVPGYEHEKGDLVNYDIVLDQIYSQNIDHVIYTVSGFTYLKMFLKNSVLFPHSFPDPALTGYEMMKPFYQIVDKAIVQTDFLKREMAAQYGVHDVTVIPIGFDEGLAHKHYDPSAVVDNRILWIGRDEANRRPDLVIEYAHQNPDKEVYMVFGGERYRESMKKYDIPNNVKLKFALSQDEVFQLMNSTKVYWSSSRFDTFAMPLTEAMAMGKMVVKPEHPCYGHISSTHTFGGNERNFFELLNMASAAPRKVSEDNREYAFGAFSRTVMKEGYRAFFESWLR comes from the coding sequence ATGGATAAAGTAGGACTCGTGATGCGTAAAATTCAGTTTACGGAAGCGCAAGGACCCCGGGTTTTTGCAGATCGGCTAAAAGCCATTGGGGAAGAGCTGGGTGTAGAGATTGTATTCATCTCACCAGAGCGTCACGTGAGCGGTTATGACTGGGTTCCAGGATATGAGCATGAAAAAGGCGACCTAGTCAACTATGATATCGTTCTCGATCAGATCTATTCACAGAATATCGACCATGTCATCTATACGGTTTCTGGTTTTACATATCTCAAGATGTTTCTGAAGAACAGCGTGCTGTTTCCGCACAGCTTTCCTGACCCTGCTCTCACAGGGTACGAAATGATGAAGCCTTTCTACCAGATCGTGGACAAAGCGATTGTGCAGACCGATTTCCTGAAAAGGGAGATGGCGGCTCAGTACGGTGTTCATGATGTAACGGTGATCCCAATTGGTTTTGATGAAGGACTAGCCCATAAACATTATGATCCCTCTGCAGTCGTCGACAACCGCATTCTGTGGATCGGACGGGATGAAGCCAACCGCCGCCCTGATCTGGTTATTGAATATGCGCATCAGAATCCGGATAAAGAAGTTTACATGGTATTCGGCGGGGAGCGCTATAGAGAAAGTATGAAGAAATACGACATCCCAAATAACGTGAAACTGAAGTTTGCACTTAGTCAGGATGAAGTGTTTCAGCTGATGAATTCGACTAAGGTGTACTGGAGCTCTTCGCGTTTTGATACGTTTGCGATGCCCCTGACTGAAGCGATGGCGATGGGGAAAATGGTCGTGAAGCCAGAGCATCCTTGTTATGGACATATCAGTTCGACCCATACGTTTGGCGGGAATGAACGCAACTTCTTTGAACTGCTTAATATGGCATCCGCTGCACCTCGCAAAGTATCGGAAGATAACAGGGAGTATGCATTTGGTGCTTTTTCAAGAACCGTGATGAAGGAAGGGTATCGGGCCTTTTTTGAATCATGGCTTCGGTAA
- a CDS encoding restriction endonuclease has translation MALWLFRAGKSGEYESKFLNENRIYLTWDELNIDLRNFKERTQLIEYLMNDYEVEKLGRARNWASQIMPIASEMKIGDWVILPSKHKSAIHIGEITGNYEFNPNNSNPYFHSRKVNWFATDIPRTNFDQDLLYSFGAFMTVCRISRNDAEERIKTMHKNNWISGSSKVQINMDSQDSQEEAESMFDIEEYANDAIAKYIIRKFKGHGMARIIDAILRAKGFTTYISPEGPDKGVDILAAPGSLGFGTPKICVQVKTSDTPVDRPTLDQLIGTMHNHKASHGLLVSWGGFKSSVDREMASQFFNVRLWDQKAIINELLESYDSLDADIKAEIPLKRAWILAGEE, from the coding sequence ATGGCGTTATGGTTATTCCGTGCTGGAAAGTCTGGTGAATATGAGTCGAAATTTCTAAACGAAAATAGAATTTATTTAACTTGGGATGAGCTAAATATTGATCTTAGAAATTTTAAAGAAAGAACTCAGTTAATTGAATATTTAATGAATGATTATGAGGTTGAGAAACTAGGTAGAGCAAGGAATTGGGCAAGTCAAATTATGCCGATTGCAAGTGAGATGAAAATAGGAGATTGGGTTATCTTGCCTAGCAAACACAAGTCTGCAATTCACATTGGCGAGATTACAGGTAATTACGAGTTTAATCCAAACAATAGTAATCCATATTTTCATAGTCGTAAAGTGAATTGGTTTGCTACTGATATTCCAAGAACTAATTTCGACCAGGATCTTTTATATTCATTTGGGGCTTTTATGACGGTATGTAGAATATCTAGAAACGATGCAGAAGAACGTATCAAAACAATGCATAAAAATAATTGGATTAGTGGCAGCTCAAAAGTTCAAATTAATATGGATAGCCAAGATTCTCAGGAAGAAGCTGAGAGTATGTTTGATATTGAGGAATATGCAAATGACGCAATAGCAAAATATATCATACGTAAATTTAAAGGGCATGGTATGGCTAGAATCATAGATGCTATCTTAAGAGCAAAAGGTTTTACAACTTACATAAGTCCAGAAGGTCCAGACAAAGGAGTAGATATTTTAGCGGCCCCAGGCAGTCTAGGTTTTGGGACACCAAAAATTTGCGTCCAAGTGAAAACATCGGACACTCCCGTAGATAGACCAACGTTAGATCAACTAATCGGAACAATGCATAACCACAAAGCTAGCCACGGGCTACTTGTATCCTGGGGAGGATTTAAGAGTTCCGTAGATAGAGAAATGGCATCACAGTTTTTTAACGTGAGGTTATGGGACCAAAAAGCAATTATTAATGAGCTTTTAGAATCATATGATTCACTAGATGCTGATATTAAAGCAGAAATCCCCTTGAAAAGAGCATGGATTCTAGCGGGAGAAGAATAA